A single region of the Arthrobacter sp. zg-Y20 genome encodes:
- a CDS encoding DNA polymerase III subunit gamma and tau, translating to MSTALYRRYRPESFADVIGQEHVTEPLMAALQKNRVNHAYLFSGPRGCGKTTSARILARCLNCAEGPTPVPCGKCDSCIELARDGSGSLDVIEIDAASHGGVDDARDLRERATFAPVRDRYKIFIIDEAHMVTSAGFNALLKIVEEPPEHIKFIFATTEPDKVIGTIRSRTHHYPFRLVPPEPLLAYLEKLCAQEQVAVAPGVLSLVIRAGGGSVRDTLSVLDQLMAGAGPEGLDYELAVSLLGYTPVSLLDDVVDAVAAADAATVFRAVDRVIQTGQDPRRFVEDLLERFRDLIIVNAMPDSAAAVLRGMPEDQISRMQTQAAQLGGSELSRAADITNTALTEMTGATSPRLHLELLCARILLPAADQTERGTAARVDRLERRLSYAGDPTEAMGRAAAAASPVTTIPAAAPTASQSGASAPSVDEAPSSPRGIDFAATPSPGETSDQGGSDAPAADSAPAAGGSSLDWGGTWSTPVDAPGQSSPAASSTAGAASAPAQSPAADRSGSAPSSAAAPAGPAGSNGSSTNGSQAPAQQPAAGSPAQQPAAGSPAQQPAAGSPAVGSPAAPSRQAPAAGNGAAPAGGGGQIEMIRRAWPEIMDALTSIRRATWLNVSKNSSPRSFDGKVLELAFSNPGAATNFNRPDHLDNLRKAIHQVLALDCQINPIHDSSASAGESGPKADSRRAPASAPAAAVSAGGPGSSAANAPAGQAPSAPSAGRPDAPATAEHPDEPFAPGTPASAIVGTVASAPTVGPAGAARTAEARPDADTAAAGNARTTSPGSGTQDAGGSGAPAWPLAAAAVSSSAATVAPSVAPSPAAPTHAAGPNPEAADTKASEPAAAAPVNAASAALRRRTVSPSNAPGASASRGTGAGRGGGRAAQSGPQPGPSDEPWPDEPSDPFNDAPESNAWETAEAPADVYSGGHLSDSEWATTNWAGTGSSAAPTTGANGQTAAASAPAAAKPAVEAAAPAARASAPAAPAARASAPAAPAARASAPAAPATPAAPAGPNQPLSRYQKLLNEAAQRGGGAPVRGSRPVDSAYVEDVPSADDITLEDSGLVGRKAIERILGGRLIEERSVDGR from the coding sequence GTGAGTACAGCCCTTTACCGCCGCTACCGTCCCGAGAGCTTCGCGGATGTGATCGGCCAGGAGCACGTCACGGAGCCGCTGATGGCGGCCCTGCAAAAGAACCGCGTGAACCACGCGTACCTGTTCTCCGGTCCCCGTGGTTGCGGCAAAACCACTTCCGCGCGCATCCTGGCGCGCTGCCTGAACTGCGCTGAAGGCCCCACTCCCGTTCCCTGCGGCAAGTGCGACAGCTGTATTGAGCTTGCCCGTGACGGTTCCGGCAGCCTCGACGTCATCGAGATCGACGCCGCCAGCCACGGCGGCGTGGACGACGCCCGCGACCTCCGGGAGCGGGCCACCTTCGCTCCGGTCCGTGACCGCTACAAGATCTTCATCATCGACGAGGCCCACATGGTCACGTCCGCCGGCTTTAACGCCCTTCTGAAAATCGTTGAAGAGCCCCCGGAACACATCAAATTCATCTTCGCCACCACGGAGCCGGACAAGGTCATCGGGACCATCCGCTCCCGCACCCACCACTACCCCTTCCGCCTGGTCCCGCCGGAGCCGCTGCTGGCCTACCTGGAAAAGCTCTGCGCCCAGGAACAGGTAGCCGTGGCACCCGGTGTGCTTTCCTTGGTGATCCGGGCCGGCGGCGGGTCGGTGCGTGACACCCTGTCCGTCCTCGACCAGCTCATGGCCGGTGCCGGCCCCGAGGGACTGGACTACGAACTAGCCGTTTCCCTGCTGGGTTACACGCCGGTATCCCTGCTCGACGACGTCGTCGACGCTGTGGCCGCAGCGGACGCAGCAACGGTATTCCGCGCCGTCGACCGTGTCATCCAGACCGGCCAGGACCCGCGCCGATTTGTCGAAGACCTGCTGGAACGCTTCCGCGACCTGATCATTGTCAACGCCATGCCGGACAGTGCCGCTGCCGTGCTGCGCGGCATGCCGGAGGACCAGATCAGCCGGATGCAGACCCAAGCTGCGCAGCTGGGCGGCAGCGAGCTTTCCCGGGCCGCAGACATCACCAACACCGCTTTGACCGAGATGACCGGCGCCACCTCGCCGCGCCTGCATCTGGAGCTGCTCTGCGCACGCATCCTGCTGCCGGCCGCAGACCAGACCGAACGCGGAACCGCTGCACGGGTGGACCGCCTCGAGCGGCGCCTGAGCTACGCCGGCGATCCCACCGAAGCCATGGGCCGCGCAGCCGCTGCTGCCTCGCCGGTAACCACCATCCCGGCCGCCGCACCCACCGCATCGCAGTCGGGTGCTTCCGCGCCGTCCGTGGATGAAGCACCTTCCTCGCCGCGGGGCATCGACTTTGCCGCCACCCCCTCCCCCGGGGAAACTTCGGACCAGGGCGGATCGGATGCACCTGCGGCAGATAGTGCTCCTGCTGCGGGGGGCAGCTCCCTGGACTGGGGCGGTACCTGGTCCACTCCCGTGGATGCACCCGGCCAAAGCTCTCCCGCTGCCAGCAGCACTGCCGGCGCTGCGTCCGCACCCGCGCAGAGCCCGGCCGCTGACCGGAGCGGCTCGGCTCCGTCGTCCGCAGCTGCGCCAGCGGGACCGGCCGGAAGCAACGGTTCCTCCACCAACGGCTCACAGGCGCCGGCACAGCAGCCTGCCGCCGGCAGCCCTGCACAGCAGCCTGCCGCCGGCAGCCCTGCACAGCAGCCTGCCGCCGGCAGCCCTGCAGTCGGCAGCCCTGCAGCCCCCTCCCGTCAGGCACCCGCCGCGGGGAACGGAGCTGCTCCCGCAGGCGGAGGCGGGCAGATCGAGATGATCCGCCGCGCCTGGCCCGAAATCATGGATGCCCTCACGAGTATCCGCCGGGCCACTTGGCTGAACGTCAGCAAGAACTCCAGCCCTCGCTCCTTTGACGGCAAGGTCCTGGAACTGGCGTTCTCCAACCCGGGGGCAGCCACCAACTTCAACCGGCCAGACCACTTGGATAACCTGCGCAAGGCCATCCATCAGGTCCTGGCGCTGGACTGCCAGATCAATCCGATCCATGACAGCTCGGCGTCAGCGGGTGAGTCGGGCCCAAAAGCCGATAGCCGGCGCGCGCCGGCATCCGCCCCGGCTGCAGCGGTTTCTGCGGGTGGCCCCGGCAGCTCCGCAGCCAATGCACCGGCTGGGCAGGCACCCTCCGCGCCGTCGGCTGGGCGCCCTGACGCTCCGGCCACTGCCGAGCACCCGGACGAACCGTTTGCGCCTGGCACCCCTGCGAGTGCCATTGTTGGCACCGTTGCAAGTGCCCCTACGGTCGGCCCGGCCGGCGCCGCACGTACGGCAGAAGCCCGTCCGGATGCTGACACCGCAGCGGCTGGCAACGCCCGCACAACATCGCCTGGCTCCGGAACTCAGGACGCCGGGGGCTCCGGCGCACCGGCTTGGCCGCTGGCAGCTGCGGCAGTTTCGTCCTCAGCCGCGACGGTAGCACCCTCGGTTGCGCCCTCCCCCGCAGCCCCCACCCACGCCGCCGGCCCGAATCCGGAAGCTGCGGACACGAAGGCATCAGAACCTGCTGCGGCCGCGCCGGTGAATGCGGCATCTGCTGCACTGCGCCGTCGGACCGTCTCGCCGTCCAACGCGCCGGGAGCTTCTGCCTCCCGGGGCACAGGCGCCGGCCGTGGCGGCGGACGGGCAGCCCAGTCCGGACCGCAGCCGGGTCCGTCGGACGAGCCGTGGCCGGACGAGCCTTCCGATCCCTTCAACGACGCACCGGAAAGCAATGCCTGGGAAACCGCCGAGGCACCTGCCGATGTGTACTCCGGTGGCCACCTCTCCGATTCCGAGTGGGCCACCACCAACTGGGCGGGCACCGGATCGAGCGCCGCTCCAACGACCGGAGCAAACGGCCAGACGGCAGCAGCCTCCGCGCCGGCGGCTGCGAAGCCCGCAGTGGAGGCAGCAGCCCCAGCCGCGCGGGCCTCGGCTCCTGCGGCCCCAGCAGCACGAGCTTCGGCTCCTGCGGCGCCGGCCGCTCGGGCTTCCGCTCCTGCCGCACCGGCCACACCCGCAGCACCCGCCGGCCCCAACCAACCGCTGAGCCGCTACCAGAAGCTGCTCAACGAAGCCGCCCAGCGCGGCGGCGGAGCCCCCGTCAGGGGGAGCCGCCCAGTAGACTCGGCATACGTCGAAGACGTTCCCAGCGCCGATGACATCACGCTGGAGGACTCGGGACTGGTGGGCCGCAAGGCCATTGAGCGGATCCTGGGCGGCCGGCTGATCGAGGAACGCAGCGTCGACGGCCGCTGA
- a CDS encoding TetR/AcrR family transcriptional regulator, with protein MTATKQLRADARRNRDALIAAARHVFDAGDVELRFDDFARLAGVGTGTLYRHFPTREALAEAVYQEEIDSLCERAGELQDAMPAEEALEAFLHGMVDHMESQKGLGATLAVLLSGSTTAIADGTRKLTSAVDTLVTAAAAAGTIRKDIGAGAVLLALHGIGTAYGQPGWRHDADGMITLLMDGMRTTGSGRS; from the coding sequence ATGACCGCCACCAAGCAGCTGCGCGCCGATGCCCGGCGGAACAGGGATGCTCTCATCGCTGCGGCGCGGCATGTATTTGACGCCGGCGACGTCGAGCTGCGCTTTGACGACTTCGCCCGCTTGGCCGGTGTTGGCACGGGAACCCTGTATCGCCACTTCCCCACCCGGGAAGCGCTGGCTGAGGCCGTTTACCAGGAAGAGATCGACTCCCTGTGCGAACGGGCAGGGGAATTGCAGGACGCTATGCCCGCCGAAGAAGCACTGGAGGCATTCCTGCACGGGATGGTCGATCATATGGAGTCGCAGAAGGGACTCGGGGCAACCCTGGCGGTCCTCCTGTCCGGCAGTACGACGGCGATCGCCGACGGCACCCGGAAGCTCACGTCAGCGGTGGACACCTTGGTGACCGCAGCCGCTGCCGCTGGGACCATACGGAAGGACATAGGAGCGGGGGCCGTCCTGCTTGCCTTGCACGGCATCGGAACCGCCTACGGCCAACCGGGTTGGCGCCATGACGCAGACGGCATGATCACCCTTCTGATGGACGGAATGCGCACAACCGGCTCCGGCCGCAGTTAA
- a CDS encoding 2-dehydropantoate 2-reductase N-terminal domain-containing protein encodes MKILMFGRGVIATMYGWALEQAGHEVEFHVRPGRAAHYGDGVELDLLDARRRPWGRRRTGEMPLRFREELTPEDGFDLVVLSVPHYRLAEAAAFLAPRIGSASVLVFGNVWDEPLEAVAALDPERVVWGFPQGGGGFGSDGVLRGTLLATVIFGTFGRPQQERERAVRAMFRQSGFRVREQPDFRGWLWTHFVSDAGLHAQGLKAGSMAGLVGNKAGLRRAMKTSRELLALLQARGVDLRRHRGLVLPFRAPAWLTATILAWVLAHFPPARANFEAHADPETQEPKVICRDVLAEARRLGVPATGLAAEELYFIHSGPENP; translated from the coding sequence ATGAAGATCCTGATGTTCGGACGAGGCGTTATTGCCACTATGTACGGGTGGGCACTTGAGCAAGCTGGCCACGAGGTGGAATTCCATGTCCGGCCCGGCCGCGCGGCGCACTACGGCGACGGCGTTGAACTGGACCTCCTGGATGCCCGGCGCCGGCCGTGGGGCAGACGCCGCACCGGAGAAATGCCGCTGCGCTTCCGGGAAGAGTTGACGCCTGAGGACGGCTTCGACCTCGTTGTGCTGAGCGTGCCGCATTACCGCTTGGCGGAAGCGGCAGCGTTCCTGGCTCCCCGAATCGGCAGTGCGTCGGTGCTGGTTTTCGGCAACGTATGGGATGAGCCGCTCGAGGCCGTCGCGGCTCTTGATCCTGAGCGTGTGGTGTGGGGCTTCCCCCAGGGCGGAGGCGGGTTCGGCTCCGACGGCGTCTTGCGGGGAACATTGCTGGCCACGGTCATCTTTGGCACGTTCGGCCGTCCTCAACAGGAGCGGGAGCGGGCGGTCCGGGCAATGTTTCGCCAGTCCGGGTTCCGGGTTCGCGAGCAACCCGACTTTCGCGGCTGGCTGTGGACCCACTTCGTTTCGGACGCAGGACTGCACGCCCAGGGTCTGAAGGCGGGGTCGATGGCGGGGCTGGTGGGGAACAAGGCCGGCCTGCGCAGAGCGATGAAAACCAGCCGGGAACTGCTGGCGCTGCTGCAGGCCCGCGGCGTCGATCTGCGCCGCCACCGAGGTTTGGTGCTTCCATTCAGGGCACCCGCATGGTTGACGGCTACCATCCTGGCTTGGGTCCTTGCCCACTTCCCGCCGGCGCGCGCCAACTTCGAGGCGCACGCAGACCCGGAGACTCAGGAACCGAAGGTGATTTGCCGGGACGTCCTGGCTGAAGCGCGGAGGCTCGGCGTTCCGGCCACCGGCTTGGCAGCAGAGGAGCTGTACTTCATCCATAGTGGTCCCGAAAACCCGTAA
- a CDS encoding VOC family protein gives MAGFPQLLHTVLDTPDVRGLAEFYRQLLGHKYRPGDEPQPGSAGDGVDWLVLTDARGNRKLAFQHVDQLARTTWPRPDVPMQMHLDLTVPNRKTLADQHARALALGAELLFDRTDDREEPLYVYTDPAGHPFCIFVA, from the coding sequence ATGGCCGGCTTTCCCCAACTCCTCCACACGGTTCTGGATACTCCCGATGTCCGGGGTCTGGCGGAGTTCTACCGTCAGCTTCTCGGGCACAAGTACCGCCCCGGAGACGAACCGCAACCGGGCAGCGCCGGCGATGGCGTTGATTGGCTGGTACTGACCGATGCCCGCGGCAACCGAAAGCTGGCGTTCCAGCATGTGGATCAGCTCGCGCGGACTACCTGGCCCCGGCCGGATGTGCCCATGCAGATGCACCTGGACCTCACTGTCCCCAACCGGAAGACCCTCGCAGACCAACATGCCAGGGCACTGGCGTTGGGCGCGGAGCTCCTCTTTGATCGCACGGATGACCGCGAAGAACCGTTGTATGTCTACACCGATCCGGCCGGACATCCATTCTGTATCTTCGTAGCCTGA
- a CDS encoding oxidoreductase translates to MDASTSPATLLPGGTWTLGDRTVSRFGYGAMQLAGPGVMGPPSDHAGAMAVLREAVDQGITHIDTSGAYGPHITNQLIREALYPYPETLFIATKVGAERDAQGGWPTKRQPSDLRDQVHENLRTLGVERLDLVNLRMGDAGSPRPGSLAEPLHALVELQQEGLIGELGLSNVTDAQVAEAQGIARIVCVQNMYNVAYRQDDALITRLAEERIAYVPFFPLGGFTPLQSAALSRVAAAAGDSPLSVALAWLLQRSPNILLIPGTSSAAHLRENIAGAGLVLSAEDVRELDAIGG, encoded by the coding sequence ATGGATGCATCCACCTCACCGGCCACACTCCTGCCCGGCGGAACATGGACATTGGGAGACCGAACCGTTTCACGGTTCGGCTACGGTGCCATGCAGCTGGCCGGCCCCGGGGTTATGGGCCCGCCGTCCGACCATGCCGGAGCCATGGCCGTCCTGCGGGAGGCCGTAGACCAGGGCATTACCCATATCGACACCAGCGGCGCGTACGGGCCCCATATAACGAACCAGTTGATCCGCGAAGCGCTCTACCCCTATCCGGAGACCTTGTTCATCGCCACCAAGGTGGGGGCCGAGCGTGATGCGCAAGGAGGTTGGCCCACCAAACGGCAACCGTCAGATCTGCGTGATCAGGTTCATGAGAACCTGCGGACCCTCGGAGTGGAGCGCCTGGATCTCGTCAACCTGCGCATGGGCGATGCCGGCAGCCCCCGCCCCGGATCCCTGGCCGAGCCGCTCCACGCCCTGGTGGAGCTCCAGCAGGAGGGGCTGATCGGCGAACTCGGACTCAGCAACGTTACGGATGCGCAGGTTGCCGAGGCACAGGGCATTGCCCGGATTGTGTGCGTGCAGAATATGTACAACGTCGCCTACCGGCAGGACGACGCCCTCATCACCCGGCTCGCCGAGGAACGGATAGCCTACGTTCCATTCTTCCCGCTGGGAGGCTTTACGCCGCTGCAGTCCGCAGCCCTTTCCCGGGTGGCCGCAGCAGCAGGCGATTCACCGCTCTCCGTTGCACTGGCCTGGTTGCTGCAGCGCTCACCGAATATCCTGCTCATTCCCGGAACATCCTCGGCGGCACACCTGCGGGAGAACATTGCCGGAGCAGGGCTGGTGCTCTCCGCGGAAGACGTCAGGGAGCTGGACGCCATCGGCGGCTGA
- a CDS encoding helix-turn-helix domain-containing protein, with product MIPPKSVEQADAQASYNAFLAVCPSRQLLDRISNKWVVLVLCALAGDAAGTTATGDAAGTTATAAVAGNSSDPAAGITMRYSALSRLLGGVSQKMLTQTLRALERDGLLTRTVAPTVPVTVTYELTDLGRSLYNVVQGLRYWAQENMGEVSAHRREYDAAG from the coding sequence GTGATTCCACCTAAGTCCGTAGAACAGGCGGACGCTCAAGCCAGCTATAACGCGTTCCTGGCAGTGTGCCCCAGCCGCCAGCTTCTGGACCGGATATCGAATAAGTGGGTGGTGCTGGTCCTCTGCGCCCTCGCCGGCGACGCCGCAGGCACCACCGCCACCGGCGACGCCGCAGGCACCACCGCCACCGCCGCCGTCGCCGGGAACTCCAGCGACCCGGCCGCCGGCATCACCATGCGTTATTCGGCACTATCCCGGCTGCTGGGCGGGGTCAGTCAGAAGATGCTCACCCAGACACTGCGCGCACTGGAGCGTGACGGGCTGCTGACCCGCACCGTTGCGCCGACCGTTCCGGTGACCGTCACCTACGAGCTGACGGATCTGGGCCGATCCCTCTACAACGTGGTTCAGGGCCTGCGGTACTGGGCCCAGGAGAACATGGGCGAGGTTTCCGCCCACCGCAGGGAGTACGACGCCGCGGGCTGA
- a CDS encoding TMEM175 family protein — MPDINKPYRRVNSGPDLERTTFFSDAVFAIAMTLLAVDIKVPQVPPDQLGAAVVEQFPEFGAYALSFAVTAAYWLSHHRLFRLLTGFTGRLQQLNLVLLLFVGLIGYATDMLSFYGDQALGVVIYAAALGLIGTANTGLWVYCRYMGLFADDVDPRLPAFATVRAPVTPVVFFASIPITLIWGPRAGALSWLAIIALNFLLRFYGRRHAEPQ; from the coding sequence GTGCCGGACATCAACAAGCCCTACCGCCGGGTCAACTCCGGGCCTGACCTCGAGCGCACCACGTTCTTCAGTGATGCGGTCTTCGCCATCGCCATGACCCTGCTTGCCGTTGACATCAAGGTCCCGCAGGTGCCGCCGGACCAGCTGGGTGCCGCCGTCGTCGAGCAGTTCCCCGAATTCGGTGCGTATGCCCTGTCCTTTGCGGTCACCGCCGCCTACTGGCTGAGCCACCACCGGCTGTTCCGGCTGCTGACAGGCTTCACCGGCCGACTGCAGCAGCTGAACCTGGTGCTGCTGCTCTTTGTCGGCCTGATTGGGTACGCCACCGATATGCTCTCCTTCTACGGCGACCAGGCCCTCGGCGTCGTGATCTATGCGGCGGCGCTCGGCCTGATCGGCACCGCCAACACCGGGCTGTGGGTCTACTGCCGGTACATGGGGCTGTTTGCCGACGACGTCGATCCCCGGCTCCCTGCCTTCGCGACGGTCCGCGCGCCGGTCACGCCCGTGGTGTTTTTTGCCTCCATTCCAATCACGCTCATTTGGGGGCCTCGGGCCGGCGCCCTGTCCTGGCTGGCGATTATCGCCCTGAACTTCCTGCTCCGCTTCTACGGGCGCCGGCATGCCGAGCCACAGTAG
- a CDS encoding ABC transporter permease — protein MWSFAKESIRHHRGGFAGVFVAVFLCAALITAMGVLIESGLRGGTAADKLRGADVVVGAPQSLPVVEDVDAPLSERVLLPENAASRIADVPGVEQAVGTVTVPLADDAGRSLSASAWDSAVLAPYTLTSGEEPRTVNEVVVDGSFGVSPGDRLVLSHGGEPSEYTVSGIAEAEKAGGAPAVFLSSAGAAALWPHGDTYATVGVIADGSVAPKELAADIEAGVGGVVTYTGDRRGDVEDLGGSAARSTLLLLSGSLAGVALMTAVFVTAGTLSLSILARRREFAMLRAVGAGSGQTLGMIIREVLLVSGAAAVLGAAPGFGLAYFLGAQFTAGGVIPEDFALAYGPLPALAAVALSVTAAVGASLVSARGTVRMSPTTALRESVTEAAGLGRGRKMSGVVLLAAGLVAAMLPLAIPGTGGLAIAASSVLLLIIGAGMLGPWIVAGVLRLVKPLLGRNPSASLALAEANASAFPRRLAGGIIPLALAIALGSVQLFMPTTVETEAERQSRDGMMADYMVTAPGSGISAGLAEEVSSLPAVDTATPVAHSAVLADLRFLGTEDGMESYGIQGVDPRNLDSTLDLGVGDGGLDGLSEPETVALSVDLARESGVGVGDQFAFHYGDGIETSAVVVATYSRGLGFGDVTVANDTLLQHTTAGLNDYLLVSAAPGTDDTAMADQLEDLGLTVVDRESAGAAGAAGAADRKAQSWVNIVAMLVLLGYVGLSVVNSLVMATARRRPELMLLRSLGASDRQLRRMTGAESLLLVVAAVVLGTVLAIPPLMGIAVNVSGLPMPTIQPLVYLAIAGAAAAIGFGSVAVATRAALRPEARV, from the coding sequence ATGTGGTCATTTGCCAAAGAATCGATCCGCCACCACCGCGGCGGCTTTGCCGGCGTGTTTGTGGCCGTGTTCCTGTGCGCGGCGCTGATCACCGCCATGGGCGTCCTGATTGAGTCCGGACTGCGCGGCGGCACCGCCGCCGACAAGCTGCGCGGCGCCGACGTCGTAGTGGGCGCCCCGCAGTCACTGCCCGTGGTGGAAGACGTGGACGCTCCGCTCTCCGAGCGGGTCCTCCTTCCCGAAAACGCAGCGTCCCGCATCGCCGATGTGCCGGGGGTGGAGCAGGCCGTAGGCACCGTCACCGTTCCCCTGGCCGACGACGCCGGCAGGAGCCTTTCCGCCTCGGCCTGGGACTCCGCCGTGTTGGCCCCGTACACGCTAACCTCCGGGGAAGAACCCCGGACCGTCAACGAGGTGGTGGTGGACGGATCCTTCGGGGTATCCCCCGGTGACCGGTTGGTCCTCTCCCACGGCGGCGAGCCGTCCGAGTACACCGTGTCCGGCATCGCGGAAGCGGAAAAGGCCGGCGGCGCCCCCGCGGTGTTCCTCAGCTCCGCCGGCGCGGCCGCCCTGTGGCCGCACGGCGATACGTACGCCACTGTCGGCGTGATTGCCGACGGATCCGTGGCACCGAAGGAACTGGCCGCGGACATCGAAGCCGGCGTGGGCGGCGTCGTCACTTACACCGGCGACCGCCGCGGTGACGTGGAGGACCTGGGCGGCTCCGCTGCCCGCTCCACGCTGCTGCTGCTCAGCGGCTCCCTGGCCGGTGTGGCCCTGATGACCGCCGTGTTCGTGACCGCCGGAACCCTGTCCCTGTCCATCCTGGCCCGCCGCCGGGAGTTCGCCATGCTGCGGGCCGTCGGTGCCGGCAGCGGGCAGACGCTGGGCATGATCATCCGCGAAGTCCTGCTGGTGTCCGGTGCCGCTGCCGTCCTGGGTGCTGCGCCGGGCTTCGGGCTGGCGTACTTTCTGGGCGCGCAGTTCACTGCCGGGGGTGTCATCCCTGAGGACTTCGCCTTGGCCTACGGTCCGCTGCCGGCACTGGCCGCGGTGGCCCTCAGCGTCACAGCCGCGGTTGGAGCGTCGCTGGTTTCGGCGCGCGGAACTGTCCGCATGTCACCCACTACCGCCCTGCGCGAGTCGGTCACCGAAGCCGCAGGGCTGGGCCGTGGCCGCAAGATGAGCGGGGTGGTCCTGCTGGCGGCCGGATTGGTTGCGGCAATGCTTCCCCTGGCCATTCCGGGCACCGGCGGCCTGGCCATCGCGGCCTCGAGCGTGCTGCTGCTGATCATCGGCGCGGGCATGCTGGGACCCTGGATTGTGGCCGGCGTACTCCGGCTGGTGAAGCCCCTGCTGGGCCGCAATCCCTCCGCGTCCCTGGCCCTGGCCGAAGCCAACGCCTCTGCCTTCCCCCGGCGGCTGGCCGGCGGCATCATTCCCCTGGCCCTGGCCATCGCGCTGGGCTCGGTGCAGCTGTTTATGCCCACCACGGTGGAAACCGAAGCCGAGCGGCAGTCCCGCGACGGCATGATGGCCGACTACATGGTCACCGCACCCGGCTCCGGGATCTCCGCTGGCCTGGCCGAGGAAGTCTCCAGCCTGCCGGCAGTGGACACCGCCACACCGGTGGCCCATTCGGCGGTGCTGGCCGATCTGCGGTTCCTCGGCACCGAGGACGGCATGGAGTCCTACGGCATCCAGGGCGTGGATCCCCGGAACCTGGACTCCACCCTGGACCTGGGCGTGGGCGATGGCGGGCTGGACGGGCTGTCCGAACCGGAGACGGTGGCGCTAAGCGTGGATCTGGCCCGGGAATCCGGTGTCGGTGTGGGTGACCAGTTCGCCTTCCACTACGGCGACGGAATCGAAACGTCCGCCGTCGTCGTCGCCACCTACTCCCGGGGACTGGGATTCGGTGACGTGACGGTAGCCAATGACACCCTGCTGCAGCACACCACTGCGGGCCTGAACGACTACCTGCTGGTGAGCGCTGCACCGGGCACCGATGACACCGCCATGGCGGACCAGCTGGAAGACCTGGGCCTGACCGTGGTGGACCGGGAGTCCGCCGGCGCTGCGGGTGCGGCGGGTGCGGCGGACCGCAAAGCCCAGTCCTGGGTGAACATTGTGGCCATGCTGGTCCTGCTCGGCTACGTGGGCCTGTCCGTGGTGAACTCGCTGGTGATGGCCACCGCCCGGCGCCGGCCGGAACTGATGCTGCTGCGCTCCCTCGGTGCATCGGACCGCCAGCTGCGCCGGATGACCGGCGCGGAGTCGCTGCTGCTGGTAGTCGCCGCCGTCGTCCTCGGCACCGTCCTGGCCATACCGCCGCTGATGGGCATCGCCGTGAACGTGTCCGGGCTGCCGATGCCCACCATCCAGCCGCTTGTGTACCTGGCTATTGCCGGCGCTGCGGCGGCCATCGGGTTCGGTTCAGTAGCCGTGGCCACCCGCGCGGCCCTGCGGCCGGAGGCGCGGGTCTAG
- a CDS encoding ABC transporter ATP-binding protein, producing MFTDATEFSAPAALQLQGVSKSYGSGPSAVPALRNVSLAVPQGSFTAVMGPSGSGKSTLLQAAAGLDAPDHGRVLLGDTEISALRGKALTRFRRDHVGFVFQSYNLLPQLTVARNVTLPLLLAGRAPDTAWLNHVLDAVGLSGFGERKPQELSGGQQQRAAIARALITRPAAVFADEPTGALDSATARQVLDLLRHTVSELGQTVVMVTHDPVAAVSADTVIFLADGQLDGSLSGATVHEVTEHVAYLGER from the coding sequence ATGTTTACCGATGCCACTGAATTCTCAGCCCCCGCGGCCCTGCAGCTGCAGGGCGTGTCCAAGAGCTACGGGTCCGGCCCCTCCGCCGTGCCGGCCCTGCGCAACGTTTCCCTGGCTGTTCCGCAGGGCAGCTTCACCGCGGTCATGGGTCCCTCCGGCTCGGGCAAATCCACCCTGCTGCAGGCTGCTGCCGGGTTGGACGCCCCGGATCACGGCCGGGTGCTGCTGGGCGACACGGAAATCTCCGCCCTGCGCGGCAAGGCCCTGACCCGGTTCCGCCGGGACCACGTCGGTTTTGTTTTCCAGTCCTACAACCTGCTGCCCCAGCTCACCGTGGCCCGCAACGTCACCCTTCCGCTGCTGCTCGCCGGACGCGCCCCGGACACGGCCTGGCTCAACCATGTGCTGGACGCCGTGGGCCTGAGCGGGTTCGGGGAGCGTAAACCGCAGGAGCTCTCAGGCGGCCAGCAGCAGCGGGCAGCCATCGCCCGGGCCCTGATCACCCGCCCGGCGGCGGTCTTCGCGGACGAACCCACCGGAGCCCTGGATTCTGCGACCGCCCGGCAGGTCCTGGACCTGTTGCGGCACACCGTCTCGGAACTGGGACAGACCGTGGTGATGGTGACCCACGACCCCGTGGCCGCCGTCTCCGCAGACACCGTCATTTTCCTGGCGGACGGACAGCTGGACGGCAGCTTGTCCGGCGCCACCGTCCATGAAGTCACCGAGCACGTCGCCTACCTGGGAGAGCGCTGA